DNA from Macadamia integrifolia cultivar HAES 741 chromosome 12, SCU_Mint_v3, whole genome shotgun sequence:
GACTCTAAAATGCAAGATGAAATGGGTTACAGATGATAAAATGAGCGACTTACTATGGGTGCAGCAGCTGAGACTCCATTTAATTGTACAAAGCAATCGTGGCCAGCATAGTTGTATAAATTCCTTAAAATTCTGGCTGAATTGATGCGAAGCAATGGATCTTTGAGTGCCCCCACGAGCTTTGTTAGTACCTCCTGATTCAAAATCCTAGAGCAGTTCGTATTGCTCTCCAGTGCCAGCATTGTAATTGCCTCCCCTGCTGCAACCCTCACATGATTCTGATCTTCAGAATTTTGCTCTAGGAAGAAAATTCGCAATAGTTCTTTGATAATTCCACCTGTGTTTCCAATCTTCTCTCTTGCCTCCTCTTCGAAGGCCAAACTAGTTAAAATTTCAATTCCTAGGATTTGAAGCATTGGATACTTCTCACCATGCTTGAGAATTTCTCTGATGTTGCTCACTGTGAAAACAATCTCCACAATCTCTTGCCTCAGATGCTTGCCCGCGGTACCAGATGTTCTTGCGAGCAACTTAAGTGCTTGCAGGGATCGTTTAACTGCCAACATCCGACTGTCTCTGTCATGGCTATTCCTGAGCAAACTCTCTCCAGTATGTGTGAAATCAATAATTTTAGGCAGGAGGCCTCTCGTGTTACCGATCTTCTCACAATTATCGTGGTCGCGTGCAAGTTTCTTGAGAATGGTGAGACCCAATTGGTTGAAGGCGGAAAACTCATAATTTTCTCGATCGTAAACAATCTTTTTCTCCACGATTTCGTCAGATGCACCATCGGAGCCACGTTGAGTGTAGAGCAAAGATGATATAGATTCCATTGCACCAGAAATCCCTGCAACTCGAAGGGAGTTCTGCTTTTTCCCAGCTAGTTTGGATACAATCACTGCAGCTGCTTGCCTGATCTCTGCTTCTTGTGGGTTCTTCCAATACAACATCTCCACCAGTCTTTCAATAACCGATATAGATGTACCAATCTTCTGGAGTGTATCATCAGAGAATTGGGAATTGGTTGAGAATTTCTGAAGAATTCGAGCCCCAATGAGCTGCTCATCGCTGGAACCAGAGGCCAAGAGCTCTGTAGCAAAAGAAACCAAATCCAGCTTTAAGCCATCAAAGATGCTTCCATTAATACAGTTCGAATACGCATCATAGAAGAATCTCTTGATGGAAATCATGCCAGAGCTTCCTAACTCGCAGTCCTTGTTCACCTCTTCCAGCAGTTTCCGATACATAATCGTCCATTCCCAGTAGGCTTTTTCTAGCAGAGAAATGAAAGACTCCGCCAAGGCCAACCCATAGAAGACAATCAAGGCAGATTTATGGTTCCTATTATCTGGGCTTGGTTCAATTGAATTAGCATGATTCAACTGGACGAGCCTCAGAACGGAAAGCGCTATACAAGCTAAAGATGATAACAACTGGAACCAATAGAATAACTTACTGATGTTCCTAGATAGAAAAAACCAACTTGAATATGGAAGCAGGGGAACTTCTGATGATATCCATGTACGAGTTGATCGATTGCTCGGTCTTTCATCACTGGTCTTCTCTTTGAGATCTCGGCTTTGGCGTGTAGAAATTGACTCACGAATTCCTTTAATGGCTTGAACAATTAAATGGGGGCTCGATTTCATTGCTCGGAAGCTATGGATTCTGGCATCTGCAATCGTCCAGGTAGATTGATGTTGCCATTCAAGCTCATGACTGCGGCTGAAGATTCTGGCGCCTTCAATTAAGAGTATGATGGTGATGATCCAGAAGTCGATTCTGCTAAGTTTAATGGCGTAACCACCGAGAAGAACAACGGTTGCCCAGATGAATCCCATGGTTCCTAACCGAGTGGCCAATTTCTCGAGAACCGCAACTTGAAGAGCAAATAGAGTCAGCTTCTTCTCTGGTGCATTGACAGTTGGTTTCGATGGAGAACCAGAGTCTGCATTACTGCTGTCTCTCTTTTCCAATGGATCACCATCTACTCTCTGAGGTTCAAATATGGTGTCGGTTCCAGTACTGGAACTCCAATTATTGCTCAATTTACTATCAATCGGCACCCGTACGCTTCCATCGCCTTCTGTGGATTGTGGGCTAGGATGATCCATATTTCCAGACCAGGTTTTCAAGATCTACTGCCAAAAGAAAGCTTTTTGGGTTCAAATGAAACACTGAGGATTGAGAGAACAGTAGAAATTGAGATTGTCTAGACCAAGGTTACAGGAGATTTCGTTGGGTTGTGCTGTGAATTGTGAGAATGGAATTGCCAAATGTGAGATCTGATATGGGttaaccaaaaacaaaaagatgaaACTGGGGGGAGCAAGTATAAGCAGTTGAATGATGAGTAGGATTTGagcttttttctctctttcctaagCTTTTTCTGGAGCGTAGCTTCCCTTCCTcctccctctcttctccctttctctttcccgTTGTCTCTTAATCCTTGCCTTCCAAGTatcagctctctctctctctctctctatctactTTTTTCCTGGATCACAAAACCATA
Protein-coding regions in this window:
- the LOC122057114 gene encoding uncharacterized protein LOC122057114; protein product: MDHPSPQSTEGDGSVRVPIDSKLSNNWSSSTGTDTIFEPQRVDGDPLEKRDSSNADSGSPSKPTVNAPEKKLTLFALQVAVLEKLATRLGTMGFIWATVVLLGGYAIKLSRIDFWIITIILLIEGARIFSRSHELEWQHQSTWTIADARIHSFRAMKSSPHLIVQAIKGIRESISTRQSRDLKEKTSDERPSNRSTRTWISSEVPLLPYSSWFFLSRNISKLFYWFQLLSSLACIALSVLRLVQLNHANSIEPSPDNRNHKSALIVFYGLALAESFISLLEKAYWEWTIMYRKLLEEVNKDCELGSSGMISIKRFFYDAYSNCINGSIFDGLKLDLVSFATELLASGSSDEQLIGARILQKFSTNSQFSDDTLQKIGTSISVIERLVEMLYWKNPQEAEIRQAAAVIVSKLAGKKQNSLRVAGISGAMESISSLLYTQRGSDGASDEIVEKKIVYDRENYEFSAFNQLGLTILKKLARDHDNCEKIGNTRGLLPKIIDFTHTGESLLRNSHDRDSRMLAVKRSLQALKLLARTSGTAGKHLRQEIVEIVFTVSNIREILKHGEKYPMLQILGIEILTSLAFEEEAREKIGNTGGIIKELLRIFFLEQNSEDQNHVRVAAGEAITMLALESNTNCSRILNQEVLTKLVGALKDPLLRINSARILRNLYNYAGHDCFVQLNGVSAAAPIVLKAIMSEEYKVQEVMLGLAIQVFRFTTPQETSSAFNQTGIDEGVLAMKLLKILKFYQNPSAKVPRMRRFVIELAIWMMTNNKETVQTFKVLGMEEELEILRETTSEIESFNIFSGSVGLCRHDIAIHSLVDNALELLAEG